In Citrus sinensis cultivar Valencia sweet orange chromosome 3, DVS_A1.0, whole genome shotgun sequence, the sequence attctgattataattatttattctaatttcaaTTCATTCTGATTCTTGTTTAGCATTCACACCAtaagattaaacaaaataacaaactaTAATTCCAACTCAAGTGACGATGAAAGCACCCCATTGAATTTCTGTTTACACCCCTCTGTGCAATTGAGGTACGGGCATCACTTAAAATAGGTCCACATCAGCCTGAGGGTCCAATCTAAAAGTTCAAAGATCCAAGTCCATCttcagcaaaaataaatacatattttctCCCACGTGCCGATCACGTGCCACTGATCAAGCTTTAGGCAACGAAACGGAACAAAACAGAGTTGTTGGAAGTTGGAACTGCTTGAGCTGTCGTTACACACAATGGTTTCACTGCGGTTCCCATTCTCGTTTTCTCAGCCTTCAAATCTCCCCCACACCGCCACCCGTTCATTCTCAGTCGCCGTTACGGCGGCCGCCGCTGCAGCAACTGCCTCCGTGGCCGGCATCGCTGTCTACCACAACCAAAAACACCCACTTGTCCAAAATGCGCTGAATTGCCTCTTCTCTAATCAGTCCTCGTCACACTTCTGGGCTTCACTCTCTTTTGCTGACAATTCTTCAGCTACCGTTGTTGAATCAAAAACTGGCACGTCGTTTCCTTCCGTTCTTGGTGGTTCTCGGAAACTTCTGGGAATTGGGTTGAGGAAGAAAAGCGTTTTGGGCTTGAAGAACATAGATGTCTATGCGTTTGgtagatataattttttttttcttttctctttttcaaatttctaatTGAGCTATGCTAATGTGATAGAGCACATTGTGGACTTCAAACTTTATGCTGATCATGACGATCCACAATATTAGTTAAAGTGATTTTAACCAAAATGGCTTGTTGTTTTTGGCGCATTGTTGCGGTATTTAACGTAATGTGATTCTCTGTGATTACATAATTGGATAATTTATTCAGGTGTGTATGCTGATCATGAtgatgtgaaaaaaattttgagtgAGAAATATGGAAATATGTCAGTTGCTGAACTTAAGGAAAACAAGTTAAATGAAGATCTTATGGAAGCTGATGTATGTATGACTGTTAGACTTCagattatttataataaattaagcaTACGCTCTGTACGGAGTGCTTTTGAAGAGTCTGTTGGAAGCCGACTCCAAAAGTTTGGGGGATCAGATAATAAGGAATTGCTTCAAAAGTGAGTAATACTCTTAACAGTTGATCTTTTACCTTATGGCTGGTAACatttattatgattatgtATTTGAATAGTtttgatttgatattttgtgTGGTTagaaatcattattttttcccttttagtTATGCACATGTTCTTTCATTGTTGTTTGCCACTAAGAACTCTTTTTTCAGCGTAGTGTTGTTGTGAGATTTAACCGTACAAATTATGTTCACCATGTTGTCCCTGTAACTTCTTACTCTTATTAGCAATGCATCACTATCTTCTTCTAATCTGATTGCAGGTTCACTTCTCAGTTTAAAGATGAATACAAAATTCCTAAGGGATCTGTGATTGAGCTCTCAAAGGAGCGGGGCCATGTACTTTGGACTACAAGTAAGTTCTGTATCTCTCGTAATTGAATGGTAAATAACCAAGTTAACAGGCTGTTTTTCCGCTGTCATTCCACATAGACTGTCCATATCTTCTGTGCTTTTATCACTCTAGTGAATTGCTATGCCAGCCATGGCCTCGATGGTTTCTCTTGCAGCTAAGTTTTGCACACCAATATGATGACGTATATGCCAGGATGATGCTGCATTGaacttatatttttgttatttgaattCTGCAGTTGACGGGAAGGAGGTAGGAAGTATACAGAGCAAACTCCTCTGTCGGTCTCTATTGGATCTATATATTGGTGAGGAACCATTTGACAGAAAAGCCAAAGAAGACATAGAGCTCAATCTGTCATCTCTCATTCAGAAGTAGATAAGCAGTCTTCTCAATGTCAAAGGATGTTTGAAATTTCGAAAATTTATTTGCTTGTATTACTGCATGTTTGTAAACTTATTGCTATTGAGTCGCTGCTTTTGCAGATGCAAccctacaaaataaaatataccaCCGAAGACAGTTTTGTATTCATAAGATCCTTCTTTTagcagcaattttttttttttccttttaaagaTTTCTTTATGATTCTTGCCTTTCAAAAGTATATTGCATTTGAGTTTCCTTATCTCAATCAAGGTAAATATAAAGTGAACATAAGTCTAACTCTGTATTATCTGCCTTGAATGTAAGGTCTGGATCATACTTAGGGACATCCCAATTACATACTAGGAACGAAGTGTGTGAATTCCAATTAACTAAAATGGTCGGCATCTAGAGGAATTTGCTTTAAAAGTTGAGATAAAATCCCCGTAGGTCAGTAGATTCAGAGTTAATGGAAGAGTAGCTTTTGTTATGAAGCTTTATGCAATGTGCCAAACTATCGCACTATAGGCGAGATGAAGTGAAGCAAGCAAGGGATGCTGTTCCGACAAAGCTATTGATCCAGTTAAGATATGATTGAT encodes:
- the LOC102620566 gene encoding fatty-acid-binding protein 1, whose protein sequence is MVSLRFPFSFSQPSNLPHTATRSFSVAVTAAAAAATASVAGIAVYHNQKHPLVQNALNCLFSNQSSSHFWASLSFADNSSATVVESKTGTSFPSVLGGSRKLLGIGLRKKSVLGLKNIDVYAFGVYADHDDVKKILSEKYGNMSVAELKENKLNEDLMEADVCMTVRLQIIYNKLSIRSVRSAFEESVGSRLQKFGGSDNKELLQKFTSQFKDEYKIPKGSVIELSKERGHVLWTTIDGKEVGSIQSKLLCRSLLDLYIGEEPFDRKAKEDIELNLSSLIQK